In the Candidatus Eisenbacteria bacterium genome, one interval contains:
- a CDS encoding protein kinase: MIERFAGRFLLLRRLGTGGMGEVFLARDTTTGLECALKRLHVQEADLADSVRREFQALTRVRHPSIVAVHEFGVSPDGVPYYTMEYVPGLPSHRALASDDRAAIFYVAARVAHGLEVLHAANVVHGDLKPENLIVLPGDRPGALPREVKLVDFGLATLIGRTGQSHAGTAGFAAPEIVAGQTPSPSNDLYGLGATLYALLARRPPFGGETVDAVLRRQRESAPSTGPLEAAGAPGALIQLIYRLMAASPAERPRDAREVRRALEAMHPAARRPLAERIEVESIAGRESELTRFESWWSRTPLRPRLIVLSGVAGAGKSALLTELAHRATLAGRPVFHLSSAAFEEPRATAMTLLRRLALQAGADADATLGLRDATSANVETWTEAASGWIATLSRAGSPVVLIDDAERLDEWSRAWVRRLISRPEPSTVAWLWARRRADRVPEDEAMMVATGLAERIELPPLSREGLARLAAVRLGDTLPPSLEHDLWSRSGGHPGLAVELLRRAVAAGAVVEDEAGMRVDEDALSKVGAPADYEESLLARCAALEPRARMLAEALAVWRAALSADEIARLLPEAGADAIESVIDSGLATRQVSGAIQLWPPLLADRLAEEIPNERRRELHRMALGLTELSRLQRFHHLRGAGEARAALDEAALVLEEGPDTEVARLAASLAEAEVPDAAAEWHERAARQFMERRLFVPAAHHLRRALELEPSGPRRADRWVMLCRAAQRTGQPDEVFRIVETASRESLPPGARARMLADESMARLSAGQRPEARERALEALALAEASKEPEAEGVAAQTLGYLDYEA; encoded by the coding sequence ATGATCGAACGCTTCGCAGGTCGATTCCTGCTGCTCAGACGTCTCGGGACCGGCGGCATGGGCGAGGTCTTTCTGGCCCGTGACACCACGACCGGCCTCGAGTGCGCGCTGAAGCGGTTGCACGTGCAGGAAGCCGACCTGGCGGACAGCGTGCGCCGCGAGTTCCAGGCGCTCACCCGAGTGCGCCACCCGTCGATCGTGGCGGTGCACGAGTTCGGCGTTTCGCCCGATGGGGTTCCCTACTACACCATGGAATACGTGCCCGGATTGCCTTCCCACCGGGCTCTTGCCTCCGACGATCGCGCCGCCATCTTCTACGTCGCGGCGCGCGTTGCTCACGGGCTCGAGGTCCTGCACGCGGCCAATGTGGTGCACGGCGACCTCAAGCCCGAGAACCTGATCGTGCTCCCCGGCGATCGGCCCGGCGCGCTGCCTCGCGAAGTGAAGCTCGTCGATTTCGGACTCGCCACGCTGATCGGACGCACCGGGCAGAGCCATGCGGGAACCGCCGGCTTCGCGGCTCCGGAGATCGTTGCGGGGCAGACGCCCAGTCCGTCGAACGACCTGTACGGCCTCGGGGCGACGCTTTATGCCCTGCTCGCCCGCCGTCCACCGTTCGGGGGCGAGACCGTGGATGCGGTGCTGCGGCGCCAGCGCGAGAGTGCGCCGTCGACCGGACCGCTCGAAGCGGCCGGAGCTCCCGGAGCGCTCATCCAGCTCATCTACCGACTGATGGCCGCGTCGCCCGCGGAGCGGCCACGCGACGCCCGCGAAGTCCGCCGAGCGCTGGAGGCCATGCACCCTGCGGCGCGCCGGCCGCTGGCAGAGCGCATCGAGGTCGAGTCGATCGCCGGCCGAGAGTCCGAGCTGACCCGATTCGAGAGCTGGTGGAGCCGAACGCCGCTGCGCCCGAGGCTGATCGTTCTCTCCGGTGTGGCGGGTGCGGGGAAGTCGGCGCTGCTCACCGAGCTCGCCCATCGCGCGACGCTCGCGGGGCGGCCGGTGTTCCATCTCTCGAGCGCAGCATTCGAGGAGCCGCGCGCGACGGCGATGACGCTGCTGCGCCGGCTGGCCCTCCAGGCCGGCGCCGACGCCGACGCCACGCTCGGGCTCCGTGACGCCACGAGTGCCAACGTCGAGACCTGGACCGAAGCAGCGTCGGGATGGATCGCCACCCTGTCCCGCGCCGGCAGCCCTGTCGTGCTGATCGATGACGCCGAGCGGCTCGATGAGTGGTCGCGCGCCTGGGTGCGCCGCCTGATCTCGCGACCCGAGCCATCCACGGTGGCGTGGCTGTGGGCCAGACGCCGCGCCGATCGCGTGCCCGAGGACGAGGCGATGATGGTGGCCACCGGTCTCGCGGAGCGCATCGAACTGCCGCCGCTCTCGCGCGAAGGACTCGCCCGTCTCGCCGCGGTTCGGCTCGGCGACACGCTTCCTCCATCGCTCGAGCACGATCTCTGGTCCCGGAGCGGGGGACATCCCGGACTGGCCGTCGAGCTCCTGCGTCGCGCGGTGGCGGCAGGGGCGGTCGTCGAAGACGAAGCCGGAATGCGCGTCGATGAAGACGCGCTCTCGAAAGTGGGCGCGCCGGCGGACTACGAGGAATCACTGCTCGCCCGCTGCGCGGCGCTCGAGCCCAGGGCGCGGATGCTCGCGGAGGCGCTCGCGGTGTGGAGGGCTGCGCTGTCGGCCGATGAGATCGCCCGACTCCTTCCTGAGGCCGGCGCGGATGCGATCGAGTCGGTGATCGACTCAGGGCTGGCGACGCGGCAGGTCTCCGGAGCCATTCAGCTCTGGCCGCCGCTCCTCGCCGATCGACTGGCTGAGGAGATCCCGAACGAGCGTCGCCGCGAGCTTCACCGGATGGCGCTCGGCCTGACTGAACTCAGCCGGCTCCAGCGCTTCCATCACCTGCGCGGCGCGGGGGAGGCGCGAGCCGCGCTCGACGAAGCCGCCCTGGTGCTGGAGGAAGGCCCCGACACCGAAGTCGCGCGTCTCGCGGCGAGCCTCGCCGAGGCCGAGGTTCCGGACGCCGCGGCGGAATGGCACGAGCGCGCGGCCAGGCAATTCATGGAGCGCAGGCTGTTCGTGCCCGCGGCGCATCATCTGCGTCGCGCGCTCGAGCTGGAGCCTTCTGGGCCGAGACGCGCCGATCGCTGGGTGATGCTGTGCCGCGCAGCGCAGAGAACCGGACAGCCGGATGAGGTCTTCCGGATCGTCGAGACGGCGAGCCGGGAAAGCCTGCCGCCAGGCGCGCGGGCTCGAATGCTCGCCGATGAGTCGATGGCGAGATTGAGCGCGGGTCAGCGACCTGAAGCGCGGGAGCGCGCACTGGAGGCGCTGGCCTTGGCGGAGGCATCCAAGGAGCCGGAAGCCGAGGGTGTCGCCGCGCAGACGCTCGGCTATCTGGACTACGAGGC
- a CDS encoding HD domain-containing phosphohydrolase: MSVDPGLRSPEGGEGTASAQLGLKLLVRLNALLRTARTHDVTNQAFRRQLKEFLEVITQLVEEDQEDEVTLVAVADYFYLNGVRIKAQPSMLSVYHSVMSEFERRELGGLRFLPDVHEAELERFFQLFVAADETSIADRLVEMVREANIHGVIPVPAVELDADDLTRDLEDRKESTERGRAKRVFWRAVLGTRKIVLRAHQTGRPDLRQAKRLVQPVVDNIMRHEYSVVGLTAMRDHDEYTYAHCVNVSVLSIGMGQALGQSRQVLADLGVAALLHDIGKIAVPGDVLRKPAKLSNDEWNMVKRHPIEGVKMICRMPGLTPLTLDALRVCLEHHMNFDRSGYPQIDLDWGQATLSRVVAVADCFDAITAHRAYHRRPRTPFEALQYMLGPSRVTFDPAVLWALVKTVGLYPAGSVMQTDTGHLVLSLSPNPEDVRRPMCRVLVNPDGSSAPEENAELWSPMPEDRHVVRVLKPEEHSFATSEYLAA, translated from the coding sequence ATGAGCGTGGATCCCGGACTGCGCTCGCCCGAAGGCGGCGAGGGGACGGCGAGCGCACAGCTCGGCCTGAAGCTGCTGGTGCGTCTCAACGCGCTCCTGCGGACGGCCCGCACGCACGATGTCACCAACCAGGCATTCAGGCGCCAGCTCAAGGAATTCCTCGAGGTCATCACCCAGCTCGTGGAGGAGGACCAGGAGGACGAAGTCACGCTGGTCGCGGTCGCGGACTACTTCTATCTGAACGGCGTTCGCATCAAGGCGCAGCCGTCGATGCTGAGCGTCTACCACTCGGTGATGTCCGAGTTCGAGCGCCGCGAGCTCGGCGGGCTCCGATTCCTGCCCGACGTGCACGAGGCGGAGCTCGAGAGGTTCTTCCAGCTGTTCGTCGCCGCCGACGAGACCTCGATCGCCGACCGCCTGGTGGAGATGGTGCGCGAAGCGAACATCCATGGCGTGATCCCGGTGCCGGCGGTGGAGCTGGACGCCGACGACCTCACCCGCGATCTCGAGGACCGCAAGGAGAGCACCGAGCGTGGGCGGGCGAAGCGCGTGTTCTGGCGCGCCGTGCTCGGCACACGCAAGATCGTGTTGCGCGCTCATCAGACTGGCCGCCCCGATCTGCGTCAGGCGAAGCGCCTGGTCCAGCCCGTGGTCGACAACATCATGCGCCACGAATACTCGGTCGTCGGGCTGACCGCGATGCGCGATCACGACGAGTACACCTACGCCCATTGCGTGAACGTGAGCGTGCTGTCGATCGGCATGGGGCAGGCGCTCGGCCAGTCGCGTCAGGTGCTGGCGGATCTGGGCGTGGCGGCACTGCTCCACGACATCGGCAAGATCGCCGTTCCAGGGGACGTGCTGCGCAAGCCGGCGAAGCTGTCCAACGACGAGTGGAACATGGTCAAGCGCCACCCGATCGAAGGCGTCAAGATGATCTGCCGCATGCCCGGGCTCACTCCGCTCACACTGGACGCGCTGCGCGTGTGCCTCGAGCACCACATGAACTTCGATCGCAGCGGTTATCCGCAGATCGATCTGGACTGGGGGCAGGCCACACTGAGCCGCGTGGTGGCGGTGGCCGACTGCTTCGACGCCATCACCGCGCACCGTGCCTATCACCGCCGTCCGCGGACCCCGTTCGAGGCCCTGCAGTACATGCTGGGGCCGAGCCGCGTCACGTTCGACCCCGCGGTCCTCTGGGCGCTGGTGAAGACGGTCGGTCTCTACCCGGCCGGCTCGGTGATGCAGACCGACACGGGACACCTGGTGCTCTCGCTGAGTCCGAATCCGGAGGACGTGAGGCGACCGATGTGCCGCGTGCTGGTCAACCCCGACGGCAGCTCGGCGCCCGAAGAGAATGCCGAGCTATGGAGTCCAATGCCCGAGGACCGTCATGTGGTCCGCGTGCTGAAGCCCGAGGAGCACTCCTTCGCGACCAGCGAATACCTGGCGGCCTGA
- a CDS encoding HEAT repeat domain-containing protein, whose amino-acid sequence MNTEAHSEKEAAAREPDDAITRLVGAWVNQLGRTLKTCRLYDGNNPTVIRFREDLYASLGRLLEEHGAFTLKFSPEDVLFEEHSLYPARSRDDNLALPFHRDGIRGLTFSPGIEEREVDVLLDSVLQVSGQNFGQDDLVTLLWEAGLDHLDVDYVPSDGDIGGGEVPGSEAAATVPWPQGGLEPEASEEPEATPVAVESDEPGTRSDDWTTGELTVEIEAGFAELDAMSAWEVERFNREFAAEHEVSPTTTALAIIRAALSSEVTPDDRVEIQQFTPRLLRLALSKGAWLEAREAIALLRGDGGVALANLVQEMLQPISIGTTVEHLDQQETQSMLDFIEFAKALGDPGIDLLTGVLGESQQRRNRRLLAEAIAGLCRENPERLAPYLMDRRWYVVRNVVHILGWIGGNPIVGMLRTALKHPEPRVRYEVVAALGQVEPPVARPVLLKLLDNADTRLFCAVLHQLSVERDASVARLLLAHLQDPNFETRSADERRAVYSTLGAVGGDESVPTLEAELLKGNWFARGQEAHRQAVARVLARIGSDEARMVLQRGALSKRGPVRKACEDALSGLGG is encoded by the coding sequence ATGAACACCGAAGCCCACTCGGAGAAGGAAGCTGCCGCCCGCGAACCGGATGACGCCATCACCCGGCTGGTGGGAGCGTGGGTGAATCAGCTGGGGCGGACGCTCAAGACCTGCCGGCTCTACGACGGCAACAACCCCACCGTCATCCGCTTCCGCGAAGATCTCTACGCCTCGCTCGGCCGTCTGCTCGAGGAGCACGGCGCCTTCACGCTCAAGTTCTCGCCCGAGGACGTTCTCTTCGAGGAGCATTCGCTCTATCCCGCGCGCTCCCGTGACGACAACCTCGCGCTGCCCTTCCACCGGGACGGGATCCGCGGCCTGACCTTCTCGCCCGGGATCGAGGAGCGGGAGGTCGACGTCCTGCTCGATTCCGTGCTTCAGGTCTCCGGCCAGAACTTCGGTCAGGACGACCTCGTCACGCTCCTGTGGGAAGCCGGACTCGATCACCTCGACGTCGACTACGTGCCGTCGGATGGCGACATCGGCGGTGGCGAAGTGCCGGGATCGGAGGCGGCGGCCACGGTGCCATGGCCCCAGGGCGGTCTCGAGCCGGAAGCCAGCGAGGAGCCGGAGGCCACGCCGGTGGCGGTCGAGAGCGACGAGCCCGGAACCCGTTCGGACGACTGGACCACGGGCGAGCTGACGGTCGAGATCGAGGCCGGCTTCGCGGAGCTCGACGCCATGTCGGCCTGGGAGGTGGAGCGATTCAATCGCGAGTTCGCCGCGGAGCACGAGGTGTCGCCGACCACGACCGCGCTGGCGATCATCCGCGCCGCCTTGTCCTCCGAGGTGACGCCGGACGACCGTGTGGAGATCCAGCAGTTCACCCCGCGCCTGCTTCGCCTCGCGCTGTCGAAAGGCGCGTGGCTCGAAGCGCGTGAGGCGATCGCGTTGCTGCGCGGAGACGGCGGGGTGGCTCTGGCGAATCTGGTGCAGGAGATGCTGCAGCCGATCTCGATCGGCACCACCGTGGAGCATCTCGACCAGCAGGAAACGCAATCGATGCTGGATTTCATCGAGTTCGCCAAGGCGCTCGGCGATCCCGGAATCGACCTGCTGACGGGAGTGCTCGGCGAGAGCCAGCAGCGGCGCAACCGGCGGCTGTTGGCCGAGGCGATCGCGGGACTCTGCCGCGAGAACCCCGAGCGCCTGGCGCCGTACCTCATGGATCGGCGCTGGTACGTGGTGCGAAACGTCGTGCACATCCTGGGCTGGATCGGCGGCAACCCGATCGTCGGCATGCTGCGCACCGCGCTCAAGCACCCCGAACCGAGGGTGCGCTACGAGGTGGTGGCGGCCCTCGGCCAGGTGGAGCCGCCGGTCGCGCGCCCGGTGCTGCTCAAGCTGCTCGACAACGCTGACACCCGGCTCTTCTGCGCGGTGCTGCATCAGCTCTCCGTCGAGCGCGACGCTTCGGTGGCGCGGCTGCTGCTGGCTCATCTCCAGGATCCCAACTTCGAGACCCGGTCCGCCGATGAGAGGCGGGCCGTGTACTCCACGCTCGGCGCCGTGGGTGGCGACGAATCGGTGCCGACGCTCGAAGCCGAGCTGCTCAAGGGCAATTGGTTCGCCCGCGGCCAGGAAGCGCATCGTCAGGCGGTGGCCCGAGTGCTGGCGCGGATCGGCAGCGACGAGGCGCGCATGGTGCTCCAGCGCGGCGCTTTGTCGAAGCGGGGTCCGGTGCGGAAGGCGTGCGAGGATGCCTTGTCGGGGCTGGGCGGATGA
- a CDS encoding cold-shock protein, producing MALGTVKWFNEAKGFGFISQEGGEDVFVHFSAIQMDGFKTLAEGDRVEFEVTRGPKGLQASNVRRA from the coding sequence GTGGCACTCGGTACCGTGAAGTGGTTCAACGAGGCGAAGGGTTTTGGATTCATTTCCCAAGAGGGTGGGGAAGATGTCTTCGTGCACTTCTCCGCCATCCAGATGGACGGGTTCAAGACGCTCGCCGAAGGTGATCGGGTCGAGTTCGAGGTGACTCGCGGCCCGAAAGGTCTGCAGGCGAGCAACGTCCGACGGGCATAG